The Desulfobacterales bacterium nucleotide sequence AGACCGGTTGTGATGGCAAACAAATCCGGAATGTGCTTTACAGAGCAAACAAGGAAAAACTCATTAAGCGGGCCGGCCGGGGAGTATATCTGTTCAATACTTGAATATTCTTTAAATCCGGGGACACCCTATCAATTGACAGTTTTCCTTCCTAATGGCAGGAGCAGCGTGGGACATCAACAGATTGGCTTGGGTGACCCGGCTTTGGCGGCTTTAAAAGTTCTTGCAAGTTTCGGCCAGTCTTGATAAAGTTTTTTTTAAATCTTGCATGAAAGAGGTAATCACCATGGCCATGATTCCGTTGACGCCTGAGCTGTTTCCCAACCAACCGGTATACTGGATGGATGATGTCGGTCCGGTGGTTATGGTTGGGGAGTTCGCTGTCTGCTGTGAATGTGATTGCGAAACAGAAAAGGACTTGCAGGAAATCTTTGTCTGGATTTATGAACAGCCGGATACCCTGCCCGATGATCCGGACGAGATGATTCTTAAGACCAACGCAGTGGCAAAACGAAATTTCAAGGATGAAAATTCAATGGTCCATATTCGAAATTTCGTTGTGAAATTTGTCAAAGACAAGGGGTATCGTAAAGATTTTATGATCCCAGCATAGAGACCTTTGCTGATTGTTGCGTCTCTTCCCCAAATAAAGAACGGAACAAGGGCAAGAAGCCTTGCTCCGTTCTTATTAAGAAGAAACTAAACCCTGCTTTCACCAATGGTTCCGGGCGCCCGTACCATCAGAACCGGCACCCGGGATGCCCGCAGGACACGATCGGCAATACTTCCCCGCACCCAGCGGCTGACGCCGGAGCGTCCATGGGTTGCAATGATGATCAAATCGACACCGTTTGCCTCAACATAATCCACAAGGCTTTCAGCCACTTTTCCGGAAATGACCTCTGTTTGATATTTCACCCCATCCTGCTTGAGTCGACTCGCCACTCCCTTCAGATATTCAGCCGCGCTATTTTTCCGCTCCTCCTCGACCTTCTTTGTATTGGTTTCGATTTTTTCCAAATCTTCTTTGCTGGTCACATATGCACCTCTATACGTCAGAGATGCCGACTCAATTACCCGGACAAATACAAGGGTGCTCACCCGGCAGCCTGAAATAAAGGTCTCCACTTGCGGCAGGACACACTCGGCCAACTCTGAACCGTCTAATGGAACCATAATCTTTTTATACATATTCCCTCCTTTTGTTGAGAGACCTCCTGATTAAAATTCCATTTTAACAAACCCGTTTTTGCCAGGACGATCTTCACCCTGCAGAATTCGGACGCGTCTGCAGGGCGTTACCCGCATAGTTTAAGTTGTTTATCCATGCGACCTCCTTTTTCAATAAGGGTGGTAAAAAATGACCCGTAAGGATATGCAGGCAGAGCAGAGAGGGCGGAAAGAACAACAATTTTCGTGAGATGAATGTGAGTCGGATACGTCGAAGTAAGTGGTCTATAGAATATTAAAAAATACGGCGAAAGTCAAAAAGAAATTGCATTCAAGAACGTATCGTTGTCTTGTATTTTTTTCATTCCATAAACGTTGCGATTGACAAACGCAATCTTGAACCGTAACAGCAAGCGCATTCCCCGTCCCGCCATGGCGGGAATGCAGGGTTCTTCAATCTTAACGGCGACACCGTATGGATCTTCGGTTTCACGGAATCCCATCGGGTTTAATACGGCAAACCCATTTAAGGTAAAACTCTCGTATTTGCAGGTTCCCTTTTATCGACAACACCCCAAACCGGAGGAGAAAGCTCTCGCGAAGTCCACAGCGCTGCAGCGTTTTTTTAACCAGCTTGATCCCGCTGTCGATTCCTCACTCCTGCATGGCATGACGGGCCGCACCGATCAAAGCGACCTTGGGATTCAGGATCACCCGAACCGGCATCGCCTGAAGCAGGGGCTTCATTCGCCCCTTGGCTGTAAAAGCGTTCATAAAAACCGGTTCCCTTAACTTCGCGACGATTTTAGGTGCGATTCCGCCGCCGAGATAGACCCCTCCTGTTGCCATGACCTTTAACGCCAGATTTCCGGCCTCTGCTCCGTAGAGGGCGGCAAAGAGATCGAGGGCGGCCATGCAAAGCGAACTTTTCCCATTAAGGGCGTTCTCCGAAATAACAGCCGGGGGGTCTTTTTGGCGCATCTCATCCGCAAGCCAGGCCGGTTCTTTAACGCCTCCCTTGTCCTTAAAAAATTGATAAATGTTAGCCAGCCCCTGGCCGGAAACCAAACGTTCGACGCTTACGCGTGAATGCCGCTTAAGCAGATAGTTCAATAGCTCCATTTCAAGGTGATTCCGGGGCGCAAAATCGGCATGCCCCCCCTCCGATGCAAACGGTCTGTATTCCCCGCCGTCCCAGAAGAGAACGGCTTCGCCAAGGCCCGTGCCGGCAGAGATGACGGCTTGATTTCCCCGGGCGTCATGATTGCCCTGATTGAGGACTTCAAAGTCTTTGGTCTCTATCGCCGCAATTCCGTATGCCTGGGCCTCCAGGTCATTGATCAGTTTAACCCGGGCGATGTTGAGCTGTCGTGCGACCACTTGTGAATCGATCACCCATGGCAAATTGGTAGCTTCACAGCGGCCATCCCGGACAGAACCGGCAATCCCCAGGCAAGCTTTTGTGATGGGCCAGGCGGGATTCATCAAGAATTTTCCAAGAACGCTTTCAAGACTCGGCTCTTCACGACTCGCGAAGGTTTCTTCCGCAAGAAAGCGGAAACGCCCATCCACAGTTTCGATAATCGCCAGGCGGGCATTGGTCCCGCCGATGTCTCCGGCCAGAATCATGTAATTGGTCTCCTGTTCATCTTCAACACCTCCCATAAGTTTCGGCCAGCGCCAGCAGTCTTTCCGACACCATAATTATTTCTGCGCCCCTTCTCCTGCGGCGGCGCGGTCCATCAGGATCAAAGCCGAATCCCGGCGGATGCGTCCGGCCGGAATAGCGGCATCGCCGTCAAGCAGTCGCTTGAGCA carries:
- a CDS encoding universal stress protein; this encodes MYKKIMVPLDGSELAECVLPQVETFISGCRVSTLVFVRVIESASLTYRGAYVTSKEDLEKIETNTKKVEEERKNSAAEYLKGVASRLKQDGVKYQTEVISGKVAESLVDYVEANGVDLIIIATHGRSGVSRWVRGSIADRVLRASRVPVLMVRAPGTIGESRV
- a CDS encoding glucokinase, translated to MGGVEDEQETNYMILAGDIGGTNARLAIIETVDGRFRFLAEETFASREEPSLESVLGKFLMNPAWPITKACLGIAGSVRDGRCEATNLPWVIDSQVVARQLNIARVKLINDLEAQAYGIAAIETKDFEVLNQGNHDARGNQAVISAGTGLGEAVLFWDGGEYRPFASEGGHADFAPRNHLEMELLNYLLKRHSRVSVERLVSGQGLANIYQFFKDKGGVKEPAWLADEMRQKDPPAVISENALNGKSSLCMAALDLFAALYGAEAGNLALKVMATGGVYLGGGIAPKIVAKLREPVFMNAFTAKGRMKPLLQAMPVRVILNPKVALIGAARHAMQE